One Puntigrus tetrazona isolate hp1 chromosome 25, ASM1883169v1, whole genome shotgun sequence genomic window, aaaagtcatagcacatctttcctcaataccccgcacgatttgacgcccgtttcaggggtgtgtggcaaaaactgcgggactagttacgcgccgaaATTTAAatggaatctataataataatgcttcgccttaaaaggcaagcaccactaaatAGTACGCTTTTGTACATCGTATCTAATCTTTGGCATCTGCGTTGTGCGCATGCTCCGAagacgtttatttattttacataaacgtTATGGATACATACGCAATATATGAGTTACAGTTCATCCAACGTACATCGATAGAAAGCCATCTTCCGTAGGTGGCGGAAGTACTCCTAACAGCCATCGCACAAaacgaagaagaagaaatacagCCGACGAAGAAGAAGATCAGCTGACTGACTGAACATAGCTCAAAATggtattatttcttattttttattgaacgACAGCtctgtttcatatttaaaaccattACAGCGATGTGTTCGTTGTGActagttgtttgttttattttgttattattataattacgtTATTGAATAACGAACGCTAACGTTAATAGTTTAAGAGCTTAATAGTTTAACGTTAAACTGGCGTCCTTAATAAACTTATCTGctgctttctttcatttcagagGTTCCGATTTTGTGGAGATCTGGACTGTCCGGACTGGGTCCTTGCAGAAATGAGCACCTTGGCTAGAATAGTAAGTCTAACTTTAATAGATGTTGCGTTTTCTTTGCGAATTCCGCACAAATCTTCCCACGAATCAGGTTCTTCATTGTTGTTCTTCGCAGTCGAGCGTGAAGATGAAGCTTCTGTGCGTGCAAGTCATCAGAGATCTGCTTGATGAAGGCATCGATGTAAGACAGCCCCGGAGACAGCAGTCGTGTTTGAATACTAAATAGATATCCTCTAACTGCTCTGTATCTGTTTTCAGTATGACAAAGTTTCAAAACTAACCTCAGATGCAAAGTTtggtaagtaaaaaaaataaataaaaaatttgtgtgtgtaatttgaTCTTGTCTATagagaagtgaaataaaatttttacttaaaatgcaGCCGTTCTTAATATAATTCTGGCCAGTACTTGCTTATATGTTTTTTCCACGTTATGGTgggaatttacattttataaagtatatttaatgttaGGCAATGCAATGCTAAATATTAGGccaatataaaaactaaaatgagttgctttaaatgattaaatattttgtgtgctATTTAGTGTCCTGCTTTAAATGATTCTAGGAAACATGTATACTCAAAgtacattaaagacatttttaacagaaATTGTATCCTGgggaaatataaaaattttgtatcatctataattttgaaatattatataaaattgttatttttattagttataaattcatttaagttttaaatttatatatatatatatatatatatatatatatatatatatatatatatatatatatatatatatatatatatatatattatttttttttttttttttgccatgaatGATTTGATGCTGATATGGCAAATAAAAGtgtgaataaattaatatattaaataatagttataaATTATAACCTAAAAGTGAATTTAGGCATCACAACATTGTAATCCATAATTTAATAGATTTGCTAAAGATACATTTAACAATGTGAATgatcagtgttttttaaaattaattgtaagtgaacattaaataatgcctgaggtaatctaaatgtaaaaactatagaaatgaGCGGCACaacaatattcatatttaccgataatgtttattaatttaatattggcTAATAAATTACACTGCTATTTTTTATGCAACCTACCAAATGCTGTTTATATCTCGGGCCATATATCCTGCAAATTTGTCtacttttattgatttatttattttttcccccagaaaGTGGCGACATTAAAGCCAGTATAGCGGTGCTGAGTTTCATTCTGTCCAGCGCTGCCAAGCATGACGTGGACAGCGAGTCTCTCTCCAGTGAACTCCAGCAGCTTGGCTTGCCTAAAGGTAAGGAGGATCTCTCCTTTATCGACTTTTTCAAAGCTATACTTAAAACTCAACACATTTACCTGTCCATTCATAGAGCACACCACCGGCTTGTGTAAATCCTACGAGGATAAACACATCGCTCTGCAGGAAAAGCTGAGGGAGAGCAGCCTGCGCCGTGAGTATTACCAAGAAAATAGGAGAAAAATAGAAACGCAGTGCAGATCTTGAAATGTCTTGATGCGTGTCTTGCGTCAGTGGGTCGCCTGGAAGCGGTGAACTGGCGGGTCGATTACACCCTGAGCTCCAGCGAACTGAAGCAAGTGAATGAACCCACAGTCCAGCTCAGACTTCAGGCTCAGGACCCCGAGACGGACTCCACACAGACCACCACCGTCTCCGTCACCGCCGACAAGTTCAGAGTACTGCTAACAGGTGACCGATCGCTGCCTGTCGTGtgtttgagcagcaaatatCATTTCCATCCTTTAGGTTTAGAGTAATAAATGCGGTTTGAAGCTCTAAAAAGTTCTCTAAGAAACGAAAGTTGAAAATGTTCTCAGTCTCAGGCCCTCCAAGATGCAGGGGAGTTTGTTTAAATATCagatcagatttggagaaatgccatcacttgctcaccagtgggtCCTCttcggtgaatgggtgccgtcagaaagagagtccagacagctgataaaaacatcacaataatctataaataaataaacacgactccagtccatcgttgcgaaaagctgcatgtttggacttaatttttatttttttttgctattcaAATGTATCATTCATTTAGACTTAAACGAGTGTATGCTGTATTATgcaataattgtaaaatgtcCCTGTATTTTTATTCCAGAACTCAAACAAGCACAGACTATGATGAATGCACTACAGTGAAGCAGTCGCCGTTCCTCGAAAAATATTGCTGAAATGTGCacagtgtattaaaaaaatgtttttctaaagtAATGTGCTTTGTATAGCTTTTCACATCCCGATTAGTTAAATGTTGCTCAAATTGAGCACCaacttcaaaaaatgtattaatcagattgatcatttttattgtttctggACCAAATGTAACTAGGAAACTTCATTTGTCAGCTGTTGATCAGTGCTAACCAGAGTCAGCAGTGATTTATCTCACCTCATGTATTggtttatgttatgtttatttctgttaatggtctgtttctttttcataaaaaaagtaaagaataaagACTACACTAACTGTTAAGTATTTGTCTCACTACTGCATATTCAGAAcccttaaaaacaaagatactTGATTTTACATACTTATGGGAATGgcatgaatttaaaatgtgaatacatgccgtttagtgtttatttcagtttttttttcaaaaatatttattgttttttaaattgatttatttataaatctcTTGGCCTCGAGACATCTATCCATACCAGTTGGAAATCTCATCATTCCTTTAGGGGAAAAACTGCAGACAAACTAATTTAATAGAGAGTTCGGCTTTAAAGTAAACGTTTAAAAAGttccaaagaaaaataaataaataaatgaactacaACTCCCATGATCCTTGCGCGTCCTTTTCATACACAGTAGCATACAGCGCGAGTTTCCCTGGTTATATAACAAGCTTGAGGAGCAAAGGTGGGTTGGTGCACGATTCCCTCTAATAAATTTATCGTTTTGCTGAACACGATCCGACTTTTTTTGAGCACACATAGCTATGCGACGGTTCAAACTTTGCATGTAGCGATGCAAGTTGCTCAGCATCGTTCAGCATGAGGGCGAGATTTCCTGAAAACGAGCAGAGAACGCCGCTCAGATGCCTTTTCATTAGTGCACGCATATTCATGTAGGAGGCTGAATGCTATTATTGTCCGCtcatttactgtataatttggcgtgttttatattgtaaagCGTATCAGAGGCACAAATACGGTTAACACCTATTAGGGAGAAATTGAGGGAAAACAAATACAGAAGTATTTACACACGTTGTAGAGGCGAGCAACTTTCAGTGCTGTGCTAAAAAAAGGCTCCCTTTAATTTATGCGAATTATAAAATGACTAACGACCCTTTTCGTGCAAACTAGCGCACACTTAAAGATTGAGAGTTTAACTTTGGATAAATGTTCAACTCTGTCACCTATTTGGTCATAAacgttttctctctcttttaattTACGTCTATTTTGGATGTTAGTGTAAATATTATTCCAAGAAAACCACAAATTGAACTGttgaggttttatttttagttaccGGCTAAAAACGCAAGGCATTTAGTTTGAACTgagactgaaaaaaacaattagtCTTAGTCTTAGGCTAAATGTAAGTCTTCATCTGAAAAAAACGTGCACTGATTGATCTTAAAACATACCAGCGCCTTTATTTTGTCCTAAGAGGCAAACCAGTgatgcttattatttttaataaggaaTGTTATTTGCTTAAATATCCTAACTGGGGCCTAATCCTGTCTTTgtctaagccctgtctatgaaaccggTCCTTAGGCCTTGTACCTGATTTTCTGTAACAACGTCTGAACCCTCGCTGTCTCTCATTTAGGTTTGTGACGCCCCTTCTTCATTTCCCGCTCAAGCATGCCAGAAGGCCCAGAGCTCCATTTGGCCAGCCTGTATGTCAACAAGACGTGTGAGGGTCTTGTGTTTAGTGGAGCCGTAGAGAAATCAGAAGTGAATAAAAATCCAGAGGTCCCATTCAGCTGCGACGCCTACTTCATCAAAGCCCAGTCTAGAGGAAAAGAGGTCAAACTCACCCTCACCCCAATTAAAAGCGATGATGACGGTAAGCGCAGGGTCACCAAGCATCAGTCCCAGCAGGCCATGGATGTGGTTTTTCGATTTGGGATGTCGGGGTTTTTCCGCTTCACCTCAGCAGACGACCTTCCGAAACACGCCCACCTGCGTTTCTACACCAATGAAAACCCGCGGAGGGTGTTGAGTTTCGAGGACACCCGCAGATTTGGCAGCTGGCATCCAAATGGGACCTGGCAAAAAGACAGAGGGCCTTGCGTCATATTTGAATACGAGAGCTTTAGGTGAGGGCCCAATTAATTGAGACAGCGTTTCACAGTGCATTCGATTGTAAAGGTGCCGTCATATTTACCATTGCTCCCATCAGGGCGAAAAAGACATCCCTTGCTTTGAGATTTCGCTCATTTTCACTTGAATTCACCAACAAAGCCACTTTGTTCGAAAATGAGTGCTTCATTCATCGCTAAGCTACTAAAACAATGGACCATTTTGCCATAAAAATTTTGCTAAAAATATGGCTTATGTGATCgcacttaaagggttagttcaccccaaaatggaaATTCTCCAATTTACTACTCGCCCTCGTGTCGCTcaaaacccataagacctttatTTATCTTCCGAACACAAATTAcgatattttctattaaatttgagagctatctgaccctccatagacagcaacacaactgaaatgacaTAATCGTGCTTTAGCGTATTTGATGTAATCAGCCTGTCTGAGGGACGCATAAATCTAATCTGGGGAGAAAAGAATGgttaattatgttatatatatgtattaactGTGTTTCTGGATCCGGGATTATTTCAGTTGTCTAtagagggtcagatagctctctgatttcatcaaaaagatCTTAAGGATGAGTAAgtacaggattttcattttggggtgaactaaccctttaataatcatattgtacattttaaataagcttaTTCAATAGAAATTAGTCACTTGCAATTCATACGAAAAGGTCAGCTTCATCTTATCTGTTAACTCTGTATTCAAATATTTCAGggaaaatgttatttcaaatctGGGTGACAAGACATTCGACAAACCCATCTGTGAGGCGCTCTTAAATCAGAAGTATTTCAACGGGATTGGGAACTATCTTCGAGCAGAGATTTTGTTCAGGTAACACACCTTCTAATGTCGTCCAGATCTGAGTTTAACAATTcaagaattttttatttatttttttttggccagTCCATGTCATTTCCATGCAAGCTGTCATGTCTAAAAAAAGGGAAAGTTATTTGTGAAGGaagtatactttttattttttatatgtttatttattatttatgttgaGGTTCTACaacacatttatgttttacTCCTTACATAAATTGATTGCGTGAGGgttaaagtattttatataaatagatttttattaatactaataaaaatgataaagtcAAACCATTCAGTTTTTTGCtcaaattttaaacaaactatATTACATTTCTGGTTCAGAcgcattttttaattctttctcgTTAGTtgcttgaagaaaaaaagtgaacagcaatctatcatgtaaaaaattatgcaaattgcATTTCTTTATCCCAGTTTTAAGAATAAAACCCACATTGTTCAGTTGAAAAATCTGCCATTGTTTTACTTAATAGTACATTAGACCTTTGAACTCTTCCTCTTTTGATGGCTTACTATCAATGTCAAGTCTAATTATGAGGAAATATaaccagttcttttttttttttcagattacaAATCCCTCCGTTTGTGAAGGCAAGGACAGTTCTAGAGGGACTTGTGCTTAAACACGAGGATAAAAAGAAGGTCAAAATGGAGATCACAGTTGCAGAGGTGAAGGAATCTGACCTTCTTGTCTGTGCCACTGTATTAATAGCCACTTTGTTTGGCATAAATCATCACTTTGTTCTGTTTCATTCAGTCAGCAGATAAAACCAGAAAGAAAGGGGTGAAGGCTGAGACTCCAgaccttctttctttgtgtcaCACTGTTCCCTTGGAGGTGGTGCAGTTGGGTTGGTTTACACATCAACCAGTTGTGATTGATTTTGCACAGTTGTACATGCAAAGATTTGTGTATAATGATAGTTTACgtaattgtttacttttttgtacCTTAAGGTGAAAATGGTTATGCTCCAGCAAAGGGGAAGTATTCTGTGCTTCAAGCTTGGATGCGATGTTACTGTGTAGAAGGAATGAAGTCATTAGGTGACCACAATGGACGGACAATTTGGTTCCAGGTATGCGTGCTATTCTCTGCAAATCTTAATTCTAATCCTGGAGACCATTCTGAAAGACATTAGAGTTCAATCGGCTTCTGTTTTTAGGGGGATCCTGGTCCTATGGTGCCTAAAGGTAAAATCCCTCTGCAATATAAACGGATGAATGATCCTAAAAAAGTTAGTCGCATGTAACATAATATTCCTCCATTAGGTGCCAAATCTCGCAGAATTATGTGGAAAAGGCAGAAAGATGATCACCAATCCACTGATTCAAAAGTGAGATGTCATTACTTGACTTGTCTGACACTCGAGTTAATGAACCGATGCAAGAACCTTGATTAATCAGCATCTGCTTCACTCTAGAGCGCCAAGAAGACGCGCACCGACAGCACCGCAAAAGCTAAACCTGCTAAGAAAAAGGAAAACGTAAAGGTAAAGCAAGAAAATGTGGCCtccaaaacacaaaatgcttcaaaaagactgaaaaaacccccccaaaaggCCAATACCGCACCTGCAGATGAGAACAAGAAGccaaaaacaagagaaaagagaagCTCAAAAGGTCAGAATCTCACACTGACTATTTATTTGGCTAATTTTGGTATTAGCATTTAGATCCTGATTACACTGCAATGTTGTTCTTTAAGTTCATCCAAAGACTGGAACTAACACAGTCAAAGGCAAACGTGTGAAGGAAGTGATTAAAACTAAAAGGAATTCTGTGACCTTCAGGAAAAGTACAACAAAAGGTATGACTAAAGTCTTTCAATACAGAGGCTGACTGCTCTGTGAGTTGCTTTATCTTGTTAATTCCTGTCTgggttttattttagcaaagcCACAGCAGAAAAGAAGTGGCACACGAAGAGGCCGTTCCACGTAATAATCACTCAATCACTCAGACTAAGCTTCTGCGCAAAAGTTGGAAGTCAGCAAGCTACTGTAATGGACCGCccagaatttatatatttagtaatgATTTCATAAtccttttttacattaaataagaaatatacgtacataattatatatatatatatatatatatatatatatatatatatatatatatatatatatatatatatatattttttttttttttgtgtaaaaacccATGCTTGGAGCCTTATCTTATACGTCTAGtgtttcatttcttaatgtcacAAACAAAGTTTGTGTGGAAAAAAGAACCAAGTAATCCATTTTAAATCTTACActggaattttattttatgtttttgcagaaaataaactttgtgtaaaaaaaaaaaaaaaatgtgtgtaagaATAATCACAAACCACAACTTTCCAAAGTGACATCAGCTACGTGGGGAAAACGGGTTATTTCAAGTACAATCATAATAGATATGCAGTTACATGGATCGCTGTATAATTAAGAGGAGAGATCTGATCTGAAAGGGTTTGAACGTTAAGGATATTCCAGGAGAGGTCTTTGACACAGGAATACTGGAATCTGGGCACTCTAGTAGGTCACAGCTGTAAAGACAATGACATAAGAATAGTGTTCTTAAAAATGCaactattttagtattaattgtTTACTCACTGCCAAGCTTCTTGGATTGGAAGGGATGTTGACAAAATCGTAGTCACGCTGCTTCCGTGAGACTCAAAGAGACGAACAAGTAGGGCATTCTCTCCGCTTTCCGCCTGCATGTGAGAAAAAGGAAATGGCGATTGTGGGCAAAATCGGTTAGGCGAGGTCACAGACAGGACATGAATGGGCACCTGTTTTATGGTCTCCAGGATGACAGCAGGAGAGTTCACGGAGAATGCACTCCAGGGTTCAGCAATGACGCCACGAAAGGCATGGAGCGGGAAGTTCAGGTTGTAGGCGTACTGGATAACTGACGCATCCTGGAAGAGGCCTTTTCACAAGCATTGGTGTTATTCATGGTTGTCGGGAaaattgttcatgtttttagaTTCAAAAGGATGTACCAACCTGTGTGTGGCATCAAGGCATAGGTAAACTTATGAGTACCCATATCTGCATTGGCATCTGGTGCTTTTGGAGCACGCAGTCTGTGGAAAATATTGGCAAAACATAACAGATTTTATTGACCTGTCTGTGATTGTGTTCAAATGACACTGCTGTGTTTATTCTGAGTGGGTAAGCTTACAGAGACAAGGTCATGATGTTTTCATGGACAGAGTAGCCATATTTGGAGTCATTAAGAAGAGCCACACCAAAGCCATGCTCAGACAGATCAGCCCATTTGTGTCCCCAGacctataaattaaaacataagttttatgcattatgtaaaGTTTTCCAAAAGAACATAAAACCACTGTGAAACAACGCATGGGGGTGTTAGGAAGCAGACGCTTGAATTAAAAGAGCCAACTCATATTGGTGAGGACATTGTCTGGTGTTTTTGGTTTAGAACGTGCATGGACATTTAttggacaaacaaaaaaagcagaatCAAGGTTTACCATGTGTTTTTCATCAGTAGACAAGTTATTGAAATGTACACTTGTCAAAAAGTGTCCCAAACAGAGTACTTGTGGACGATAAAGCAAGGCTGGGCAACTCTACTCTTAGAATCCACTGTACTGCAGACTCTATTAGGGtttgagctaaactctgcagggcagTTGACCTTGAGGGCCAGTCTTGCGCAACCTTGCAAAAGGGTGTGGCGTTTAAGAATTCATGTTTTTCCCCCATTTATAAATTAATCTTTGTGGCCACCATGTTCCATTTCCAGCCCACACCTAATCAACAGTGTAAACAGCCTGGTGGTTCCTAGAGGATCAGTTTCCTGAATATTTTTACATGGCTTTTTATAAATGCCAGGAAGCATGTGGTTTCATTTTGTTAAGCCAATCAGCATACACTTATGTCTCGTGTAGTTCCCCCACAAGTCCTGTAAGTCATTCTGGTATCAGTACCCACAGTGGAATGCCACATGTGTTGCACGCAGTGGGTCTCCACGATCCCCATAAAGGCATGTTTACCTATGTATACACTACCTCAAAGCGAGCCCAGTCCCAGGATGTGTTTCTATGAGTGGGCCTTTGCAAGTGTCCAAACTGGATCTCATAAGTAGCATTTGGGCTGCGCACCTGAACAGGGAACTCAACCTTCAGAAACTTATGTGATTCTTCCCAGTCAACCTGGAAACAAAGCACCCATTATGCTTCGCCAAGCTTCTTGAGCAACTGGTTAAAATATCAAGCTTAAGATGACAATCTTTGCTACCTGTGTATTGAATTTGATATAAGGGCAGCAAGCATCCAGAACAATCTCCTGTGTAATAACGCTTTTTCCGCTAATTCTTAGCGAGAAGGAGACGCTACCCTGAAGTCCCCCTGATCTGACCACTTTGGCAGGCTCAATGACTTCAGCTGCAGGCTTCCTAGAAAAGTAGAGTTATTGCCATCAAAATTATGACTTCAATTTTGGTTCATACAGAGTTCACAGCTAGGTTCATACTCGATCTGATCCCACCCACTGCAGTGAGGATAAACAGGCTCACCTTGTCTGAAGGTGGTAGTCCATCACATCCCAGGCATCCCAATATAGAGGCACATCATCAAACAAAGCAAACTGGTTCCCGAGGCAACCCTCAGAAATGGTTTCCCTGGAGTCATAACATAGTTTCTTGAAGTAAGGACTGAAAACAACCCTATAAGATTCTGCACTTTTCTTCAAGGCCTTACATTGTGACTCACCTGTTTGCTTGAAGCAAAAGCAGAGACATCAAACGGCCCGTTTGGTCTATTGTGGCCTTCAAAAGACCATTTTCCATAATAATGGTTCCATCGACCTATATAACAAAGAGAACCCACAGAATGACGAAAATGTGTGGgttaaagaaaaacatggaATGACGGAATATTTCCAAAGGGGAATCAAGTACCATCATTGTGACAGAAACAGAGTCCTTAGGCTCTGCCGTCTCTGTGACTTGAGCTATGCCCACGCTAGGTACTTTCACCAAGGCTGCAGGAAAAAGGTATAATAATAGACGATGTGGTTCAAAGAGCCTTTCTCTACTTTAATGAAATCTTACCCTGTTATTAGATATGAGTAGGATATATCTTAGATGTTGGCCCAAAGTAAGGTCATTTGAACAATGTTATGTTTTGTCTGTGGGAAGTACCTAATCTTGTTTGATTGTCCTCCACTGGCAGTGATATGACTTCAGTTCTTTCCCAAGGTAAAGTATTCAACACAGCTATGCTGGATCTTGAACCCTTCTCAGGAGTGGATCCCAGTGATTCACAAGCAGCAAGAAGCAGTCTTGGCCCTGTGGTGCGTATCTCTGAAAATATGCAGTTCAATAGTTCATCTGATGATGCAGACCATGCTGCACAGGAAGTGAAGTCAATCTTATGAATAATAAAGATACAATACTACTCATCTGAGTTTTCATACTTTGTGGTCTTTCAGCATCTAATAAGTATTTTGTCGTAATTTACTCATTACACATCTGTTTTCCATTTGCGCTATGTTCCAAATTTGAGATTCTCAAGATTtccaaagttttaaatctttagttttttttaagtatgtttgcATTATAATTTATGTGCCTGTCATCTTATATAAAAAGGAGGGCatgtgttcttgttttaaagtgtattaaaaaaaatatccaaatgcCATATAGCACTCGTTTTGCTGTGAGCAAAAGTCTCAAGAGTCTCAAATCTGAGTCTTTGTTAGAGATTGCTGAGGGGCAAcacttttaatgtatattatatttcagtataatGCCCACACAAAGCCatcaaataacataaaatgtccAGGAATACAATGCATGTGTAATATGGTCTACTTTTTGATCCCCCTACCCCATATTTAAAGCTAGACATAGACAGTCCCCTTTCACTTTGATTTGTATGGAAGAGAacatcttttattcttttttaggAACAACATAAAGGTGAGTAATAcaataactgtattttaaactattattttgatACTACTACTTATTCTTCTAAAAGCAATGGTTAGAATAAACTACAGTGTGTACAGGCAGATTATTTACCGTCATAGTACTGTAAAGCATCCTCAACAACCATCTCAATACAGCTGCCAGGAATCACGTCATGGAACTGATTAAGTAGAAGCAATCTAAAAAAACACCAGAGAGACTTGAGAACTCAGCTATGCGATTATTACCAGGAATCTTTGATGCATTAGCACTTACCTCCACAGCTCTTGAAGTTGGCATGCTGGGTATTTAAAGTGCTCTCTTTTACACAAAGCCAGACAGCTAGCCACCTCAATATCATGAAGCAAAGCCTCACATTGGCGGTTTCCCAATTTTATCTACAAGGAAagaattatattaaaagagaAAGTCATTCAGACGTTGACATATAGTGTTTATACTGGAACTCTagacatattaaaaaacaatcacTCCTTTTCTGGGCTGGGTTCCTCCATGACTTAAGTCGACTGTAGGGGCCATAGATGGCGATGGTTATGTTGAAATTGGGTTCACAGTGCTTTCAGGAAACCCAACCCCGATGAGTATTGTGTATTTCACTTTCATGAAGAGGTTAGCTAATCATAACTGaggtcatttaaaaatcttaatggtACAGTAACCCAAAAAAAGCCTGTTATGGAATGGAAAACCGAACATGAACAATGAAAATGAGTGCAGGTGCATGTTCACACATTTCATCAATTTGGAAGAGCGCCGTTGGGTTTTGAGAGAAGGAAACACACCTTTGCTTGGGTGGTGTATGTGCCATTATGTAACTCAAGGAAAAGCTCGCCAACCCACGTACACAGGAGAGATGAGTCCGATTCCAGCTGAGAGAACAGGACATCAGGATTAGACATCTGGACCCTTGATGACACAAAGACTGGTAATCACTCATCAATGACGTCATGCATTTGTGTCACAGGCTAACTGCATTTCAGGCTAATCTGGGTTTTATCACATTATTTTGTTCAAACAGCAGGAAGTGAGTTTGTATGTTACACCCTCTGAGAGATGTAAAGGAAACTGACTTTGGCAGAGAATCAGTGTCAGAAACCCGTTGTAGACGGTCCAACATTAGCTGTGTGGGGCCACCGCCCCCGTCTCCGAAACCAAACAACACCGCGCTGTGATTGGCCCGTCCCTTATCTTTATTGTTCTTCACCGTACTGATCAGCTGTAGTGAGCCAAAGAAAAGACAAATGAGGCGTCAGGTCATTGAAGGAAGCTCTCAAATGATGACACACTTACATCTTCTACTTTTCCCTTCATCTCATAGGAGTTACCCGGAGGAAAATGAGTGAGAACCTGCGACCCATCAATACCTTCCCAAAAGAATGTGTTATGCTGGTGAAAAGAGGGAAGATTTATGTGcttttaaacatcaaaacaacCATAATGGGGGTTTTACGTGTATAGATGTGGTGGGTACTTACCGGGAATGTGTTAACAAGGTTCCAACTTAGCTTTTGTGTAAGAAAACGAGAAATCCCACTTCCTTTCATGATCTGAGGCAGCTGTGCTGAGTAACCAAATGTGTCTGGCAGCCAGAACTGTGTGggttacagtaaaaattaatttaatacagga contains:
- the neil1 gene encoding endonuclease 8-like 1; translated protein: MPEGPELHLASLYVNKTCEGLVFSGAVEKSEVNKNPEVPFSCDAYFIKAQSRGKEVKLTLTPIKSDDDGKRRVTKHQSQQAMDVVFRFGMSGFFRFTSADDLPKHAHLRFYTNENPRRVLSFEDTRRFGSWHPNGTWQKDRGPCVIFEYESFRENVISNLGDKTFDKPICEALLNQKYFNGIGNYLRAEILFRLQIPPFVKARTVLEGLVLKHEDKKKVKMEITVAESADKTRKKGVKAETPDLLSLCHTVPLEVVQLGENGYAPAKGKYSVLQAWMRCYCVEGMKSLGDHNGRTIWFQGDPGPMVPKGAKSRRIMWKRQKDDHQSTDSKSAKKTRTDSTAKAKPAKKKENVKVKQENVASKTQNASKRLKKPPQKANTAPADENKKPKTREKRSSKVHPKTGTNTVKGKRVKEVIKTKRNSVTFRKSTTKAKPQQKRSGTRRGRST
- the commd4 gene encoding COMM domain-containing protein 4, which gives rise to MRFRFCGDLDCPDWVLAEMSTLARISSVKMKLLCVQVIRDLLDEGIDYDKVSKLTSDAKFESGDIKASIAVLSFILSSAAKHDVDSESLSSELQQLGLPKEHTTGLCKSYEDKHIALQEKLRESSLRLGRLEAVNWRVDYTLSSSELKQVNEPTVQLRLQAQDPETDSTQTTTVSVTADKFRVLLTELKQAQTMMNALQ
- the man2c1 gene encoding alpha-mannosidase 2C1, yielding MYHQPVLKNRRTLLERAEKFISDIYFTDCNLRGRLFGDTHPLESVSVFLSQKRIPYSEAIQQNFQPCKVGDAFGPTWWTCWFKVVLKIPETWRGKEVHLRWESDGEGMVWRDQRPVQGLTKEGEKTSYVLTESLKDTEAHGVTLYVELACNGLFGAGHGSMIAAPDPNRKFALQKAELVVFNRDVRELLTDFEMLVDIVKTLGEGEQRGFQALFTANEMVNLCDPANPSSFAAARSLAQKFFTQKNGESQHVVHAMGHCHIDSAWLWPYEETIRKCARSWVTVIRLMEKNPEFIFTCSQAQQFQWVKSWYPSLFSEIKQFAQKGQFVPVGGTWVEMDGNLPSGESMVRQFLHGQNFFKDEFGRYCKEFWLPDTFGYSAQLPQIMKGSGISRFLTQKLSWNLVNTFPHNTFFWEGIDGSQVLTHFPPGNSYEMKGKVEDLISTVKNNKDKGRANHSAVLFGFGDGGGGPTQLMLDRLQRVSDTDSLPKVQMSNPDVLFSQLESDSSLLCTWVGELFLELHNGTYTTQAKIKLGNRQCEALLHDIEVASCLALCKREHFKYPACQLQELWRLLLLNQFHDVIPGSCIEMVVEDALQYYDEIRTTGPRLLLAACESLGSTPEKGSRSSIAVLNTLPWERTEVISLPVEDNQTRLALVKVPSVGIAQVTETAEPKDSVSVTMMVDGTIIMENGLLKATIDQTGRLMSLLLLQANRETISEGCLGNQFALFDDVPLYWDAWDVMDYHLQTRKPAAEVIEPAKVVRSGGLQGSVSFSLRISGKSVITQEIVLDACCPYIKFNTQVDWEESHKFLKVEFPVQVRSPNATYEIQFGHLQRPTHRNTSWDWARFEVWGHKWADLSEHGFGVALLNDSKYGYSVHENIMTLSLLRAPKAPDANADMGTHKFTYALMPHTGLFQDASVIQYAYNLNFPLHAFRGVIAEPWSAFSVNSPAVILETIKQAESGENALLVRLFESHGSSVTTILSTSLPIQEAWHCDLLECPDSSIPVSKTSPGISLTFKPFQIRSLLLIIQRSM